The DNA sequence TGATAGCCCCGATGGGATATACATTTACCACTCCTACATTTTTAGCCTTTGTCTTTACGTATTCTACTATCGCTTGGTTATCTATGACAGGATTTGTATTTGGCATGCATGCAATGGAAGTAAAACCTCCAACTGCTGCACTCCTCGTCCCGCTTTCAATGTCCTCTTTATATTCATAACCAGGTTCCCGGAGGTGGCAATGCATGTCTATCAGCCCGGGTACAACAAGTTTTCCTTCTGCGTCAATAACCTCAATATCCCCTCCACTGTAATCAAGTTCTTTATCAATTTCTACAATTAAGCCGTTTTCAATATATATATCCAATTTATCATCTCTTCTATTTTTCGGATCAATTACATGTCCATTTTTAATTAATATTCTCATTGCTACCACCCTTTCTAGCAAATAGATAAAGTACAGCCATCCTTACAGCAACACCGTTCGTAACCTGCTCATTGATGAGAGATTTCTCGCCATCTATTACATCCGATGATAGCTCTACACCACGGTTCACAGGACCAGGATGAAGAAGAAGTGCATCTTCCTTGGCAAACATAAGTCTTTTATCGTCAATTCCAAAAAACCTCGCATATTCCCGCGTGGTTGGGAAAAGGCCTCTTTTTTGCCGCTCCAGCTGTATTCGGAGCCCCATAACAACATCAGCATCCAGTAAAGCTTCCTGGACGCTATTAAAGACTTTTACCCCCGTCTTTTCAATTTCCGGTGGAATGAGCGTTGCCGGCCCGGCTACACAGACTTCTGCACCTAGCTTTGTTAAGCCCCAAATATTACTGCGTGCCACTCTGCTATGTGCAATATCGCCGATAATAGCAACCTTTAATCCCTTTATTTTTCCTTTTTTCTCCTTTATTGTCATCATATCCAGAAGTGCCTGTGTAGGGTGTTCATTCATGCCATCCCCTGCATTAATGACAGAAGCCTTTACGTTTTTTGCTAAAAGGTGTGGAGCCCCTGACATAGGGTGGCGGATAATGATAATGTCGGTTCCCATCATATCAATGGTTTTTCCTGTATCTATTAAAGTTTCACCTTTTGCAACGCTGCTTCCGGAGGCGCTGATATTTGCTGCACTGGCACTCATATATTTTGCAGCCAGTTCAAAAGATAAACGCGTTCTGGTGCTATTTTCGTAAAAAAGGGTAATGATCGATTTCCCCTGTAAATGAGGGGTCTTTTTATTTTTTTGTGAAAGTACATATTTCATGGTTTCAGCATTGTTCAAAATGTATTTAATTTCTTCAGCCGATAAATCCTTAAGCCCAAGAAGATCTTTTCTTTTACCCAGCATATTTCAATCACCTCATATTAAATAAATCATATGTTTTCAAAAAGAGTAGTAGGACATGCCTTACTACTCTTTTTAATTCCTAAACATTTTGAGGAAGTAATTTATTCGCAATGATTCCTACCAACGCAGCTAAAAATAACCCGGACACTTTAAAAGTTTCAGTAATTGCAATATCTCCCACTCCCAGTCCCACTACAAGTATGAGAGAGACTATAATCAAATTTCTACTATGGGTGAAATCTAATTCAGCTTCCGATATGGTTCTCATCCCAATACTTGCAATCATACCAAACAATATGAGGCTTACTCCTCCCATAACAGGAACAGGAATGGTTTGTAAAATTGCCCCCAGCTTACCAACAAGGCTAAGAATAATTGCATAAACTGCTGCAATTCTGAGAATTTTAGGATCATATACCTTTGTTACTGCCAAAACACCGGTATTCTCACTGTACGTGGTGTTTGCCGGACCTCCAAAGCAGCCGGCGACAAAGGTAGCTAACCCATCCCCCAGTAGAGTTCTGTGCAATCCGGGGTCTTTAAAGAAATCCTTCCCGACAACTGCACCATTTGTAGTAATATCACCGATATGTTCCATGAAAGTTACAATTGCTATCGGAGCTATTAGA is a window from the Petroclostridium xylanilyticum genome containing:
- a CDS encoding aspartate carbamoyltransferase catalytic subunit, translated to MLGKRKDLLGLKDLSAEEIKYILNNAETMKYVLSQKNKKTPHLQGKSIITLFYENSTRTRLSFELAAKYMSASAANISASGSSVAKGETLIDTGKTIDMMGTDIIIIRHPMSGAPHLLAKNVKASVINAGDGMNEHPTQALLDMMTIKEKKGKIKGLKVAIIGDIAHSRVARSNIWGLTKLGAEVCVAGPATLIPPEIEKTGVKVFNSVQEALLDADVVMGLRIQLERQKRGLFPTTREYARFFGIDDKRLMFAKEDALLLHPGPVNRGVELSSDVIDGEKSLINEQVTNGVAVRMAVLYLFARKGGSNENIN